Proteins encoded in a region of the Panthera uncia isolate 11264 chromosome B2 unlocalized genomic scaffold, Puncia_PCG_1.0 HiC_scaffold_24, whole genome shotgun sequence genome:
- the LOC125938871 gene encoding 60S ribosomal protein L39-like: MSSHKSFRIKRFLAKKQKQNHPITRWIQMKTGNKIRYNSKRRLWRRTKLGL; the protein is encoded by the coding sequence ATGTCTTCTCACAAGTCTTTCAGGATCAAGCGATTCCTggccaagaaacaaaagcagaatcatCCCATTACCCGGTGGATTCAGATGAAAACTGGTAATAAAATCCGATACAACTCCAAGAGGCGGCTTTGGAGAAGAACGAAGCTGGGTCTGTAA